A single region of the Nitrosomonas sp. Is79A3 genome encodes:
- a CDS encoding AI-2E family transporter, with translation MDVSQEEAKKSMEERILQFIQLAVIAIVFISCYLVIHPFIPAILFAMVVCISTWPLYLRLRSVLWEKPTLASLLMVMLLIMLVIIPSALLAVSLADNVTATFDTVKVFLEHGPIEPPLWLKEIPLFGERLNSYWQGLASGGKEAVMLFKELLEPVRNFLLNLGNVIGQSLLQMVFAAFIGFFFYRDGEALIQALRNGMAKLLAGSLGADPLALIHDTVTGVVHGIFGAALAQAIAATIGFFIAGVPGAFLLGAATFFLAMIPMGPTLLWGGASVWFLYQESYGWAIFMVLWGVLVISSIDNFVRPYLISRGSSLSFLLIFLGVSGGIVAYGFIGIFIGPPILAIGITLVQLWTEYPATKSENLPEALS, from the coding sequence ATGGACGTTAGCCAAGAAGAAGCAAAGAAGAGCATGGAAGAACGTATTCTGCAATTCATCCAGCTTGCTGTAATCGCTATCGTTTTCATTAGCTGTTACCTGGTTATCCATCCGTTTATACCTGCGATCCTGTTCGCAATGGTGGTGTGCATTTCGACTTGGCCGCTTTATCTGCGCTTACGCAGCGTGTTATGGGAAAAACCTACTTTGGCGTCGTTACTGATGGTAATGCTGCTGATTATGTTAGTAATTATTCCCTCTGCGTTGCTTGCTGTCAGTTTGGCTGACAATGTGACCGCTACTTTTGACACAGTCAAAGTATTTCTGGAACACGGTCCGATTGAGCCGCCTCTATGGCTTAAAGAGATACCCCTGTTCGGTGAGCGACTCAATAGTTATTGGCAGGGACTTGCTTCTGGCGGGAAGGAAGCGGTGATGCTATTCAAAGAACTGCTCGAGCCGGTCAGAAATTTTCTTCTTAACTTGGGCAATGTAATTGGTCAAAGCTTGTTGCAGATGGTGTTCGCCGCATTCATTGGTTTCTTTTTTTACCGAGATGGCGAAGCCCTGATACAGGCACTGCGAAATGGGATGGCGAAGCTTCTTGCCGGTAGTCTCGGCGCAGACCCTCTGGCATTGATCCATGATACCGTGACCGGTGTTGTGCATGGTATTTTCGGCGCGGCATTAGCGCAGGCGATCGCCGCCACCATCGGTTTTTTCATTGCCGGAGTGCCGGGTGCTTTCTTGCTCGGTGCCGCCACTTTCTTTCTAGCCATGATTCCAATGGGACCAACCTTATTATGGGGCGGCGCCAGTGTTTGGTTTCTTTATCAGGAATCCTACGGCTGGGCAATTTTCATGGTGTTGTGGGGCGTATTAGTGATCAGCAGCATCGACAACTTTGTCCGACCCTATCTCATTAGCCGCGGCAGTAGCCTGTCCTTTCTGCTGATTTTTCTGGGTGTGTCTGGCGGCATCGTTGCCTATGGCTTTATCGGTATTTTCATCGGTCCTCCGATCCTGGCGATAGGCATTACCCTGGTCCAGCTATGGACGGAATATCCGGCGACGAAATCAGAGAATCTCCCCGAAGCACTCAGCTGA